TGTCATGATGTCCTATTCTGTTCCTTTACGTTTCATTGCCCATGTGCATGGCACCTCGCAGCCATGATAACGATCAAATAAACTTTGTGCGTAGCTTATAACAAAGTGCTCTTCATACATTTCTTAAGGACAACCAGGGCGACATCGTCGCGGTTCTCCTCCTCCTGAGGCGGTTGGCAGGCTGTCGGCGGAGTGCGCGAGGCAGCTGCGGGTGCTGGAGGAGACGAAGGCAGAGGCACGACAAGTAGGTACAACAGAACCATTTGTGAAAGGAGATTGCATTGCTTGTTAGTCTTCGCCACTTACAGCTGGCATAGTTGAAAGCAAGCATGGTAGCCTTACTTAGCATACCCTAGAACTCGCAGGATCATTCATTTGGCATGCTGTAAGGTGTGAATAGATTACGTTGACTGAATAAACAAACACAAATATAGCAAAGTCATAAACAATACAGACAGGTGACAAACATCGACGATAGTGACAGAGTAGGAAACGTTTTTTTTGTCCTCTGCTTGTCACATGTATGGTTAAAGTACAATGATGCGTTTTGTGCAGCTAGGACAATGTTATTGCATTCGTCTACAAAGGGGTAAGTTATACTTgtacaaaacataacactgccgaaGAATGGTGATGGATCGTGGTGATGGAAAACACTGATGTAAAATGGTCATTGCATGGTGCACATATACATCTCGCGTTTGACGCACTTTTGCTGCAAAGCTTTCAGCCAGCAGCTTGGCTATACACAGTATGTTTGCATAGTTACATGTCTGACACACTTCAACAGTCAACACAGCAGTGCAATCTAGTGGGCACGACAACCATATTTTAGCTTCTGTGAACAGCGAACATGTGTTCAAGGAACAATTTTTCTCAGGAACAGAGACACTCACAGTTACTACTGTCTGTTTACCTTATAACGAAGTTGGTGTCGATGTTGTGAGGTGGGGAATTTCACATGCTTGCGCACGACATGCACTTGGTTTTAGATGTGTTCAAAGCTATATTAGCCGCTGAAACATCAGTAACTGCGATGTTACTTCAAAGTGattgtgtcaaaaaaaaaagaaaacaaaaacaaatgaaacaaacaaacaactcaAACGTGACGTCGTGTGGTTTTGCTGCACAGTACATCAATGCACAGTGCAAGAtcggccttgttttttttttttttacattgcatgCAATATTTACTCTGCGTGATTGACAAATACTTCAATGCATCACATTCTTATGAAACATGTAGTATCAAATTACTTTCCTCTCTGCTCCAACTTTCCTGAATCTGCATGCCTGGCAGTTATTGCAAAAGGTGCGTTTGCAGGGAATGGACTGTAATCCAgtaattgaattttttttctcgcagcaCCATCAGGAGCTCATGGAGGAGGTGAGGGGCTTGCGTTCGGCTCACGAACGCATCGCAACAGCCCTTGAACTCCTCGTGGGCGCCCTTGTGCCTGGCCATGCTACATTCACAGCACCGCCACagccgccgccgccatcacctTGGCCTTAACCATTGcgatttttttcttgtcttttttatttcttttcaattctacgtttttttgtgcaccAAGCTGTgtgcttttttaattttttattgaaCAGCATTGtgctatttttttattgcaccagATTAATgtgtgcttttttcttttttattgcaccaCGTTGTgtgccttttatttttttactgcacCAGATCAAGTGtttttctaatttttttattgcaccagGTTTAGTGAGCCTATTTCTGTTTAAAGTGACACTGAAGTACTAGTTAGTGCTCACGCCTTCACAGGTTGCTTTGACACCGGTCAACTTTCTGaaatgatatgcatgccattTATGGCTGAAGCAGTGAAAAATGGTAGTACCATTACGTCACTAGGAGCAGGAATGGATACAAGTGCTTTTACATGTTGCACTAAGGGATGATCTACTTGTTTAGGACTAGCAGGGGCTTTTACATTCTCTTTGCTGAGCCTATGCAACTCTACAAAGGGAGAAAAATGTGTGTTGGCACCACTTGTGTGTGCAATTCTCACAACAGTCATTTTCTAGTGACACATGTTATGTTACTTTTTTTATACTGTGTGTGCACCAATTTGCTCTATCCATGCCACTACGATATGTCCTTTATGTTGCGATGCATGCAACATAAGTTTTTCAATTTTAGCAACATTTCACAAGTGCGTTTGACGCACGATTAATGTTTTTAATTTCTCCTGTTCTGCGTGATATTTTGTTGTGGAATGCCCAAGGGGAACTTGCGCAAGCGATTTACTTCAATTTTTACAATTTCAGTGTTTAGTGtataatttgtttattttttgcaattTTAGTATTCAGTGTACCTCCACGCGGGGCGCTACAAGGCGTTTTACGACAGACAGCTAGGCCTTTGCTTGTGATATTTAACGACCATTTCTACCAGAGTGGGTATCCATACCACTTATATTAATGCTTCGCAGTCTTGCAATTATTCTCGACTTTTGACGTCTTAGTCAGCTGTGGTAATAGCCTTGTATGGGTACTGGTGCCTGTTTCTTGTGGTACTATTGTTGGCATTTCAACAGTGATAGTTATACGTTCTAGTCATTGTTATTGTTGACATTTCTTACACATATTACTCAACCATACGTGTGCCCTTTTACAGGTGCATGTTTCTTGCAATATGGAATGTTCGTTCATACAAATCTGGATATTCCAAGTTACGATAACAGTATGTCCTAGTCATTGTTACTGTTGATATCAGTTTGTGCTATTCATAGCTTGCCTATGTAGTGAGCACACATGGACAGCTGTAGTGGCAGCATTGTGTAGCGACAACTTAGGCATGCAACATTAGAACATTCAGTGTATGTTCATGACATGTCAAAGCTACATCTTCAAAGGCCAAACTACTGTTACTTAAGGGAACATGATTTTGAGTGTACTCGCAGCAAACTCGATCACAGTTGTTTTTAACATCAGCATAAAGTACGACTTCGTTTTGTCTTGCTGTTACAAGTAATACTTTTCTTATCTGTACTGATCAACATCTACCTTGTTATTGGTGGTGTCTTCTTTGCAATGTGTATGAAAGGCGTAAATTATTGCAAATTTATCATTCTAATCTGTCACTATTTCATGTTGTGCAGTAGGATTGGATGTATTGGAGAACGACGTTGATGTGTGCAAAATTTTAGCTTCTCCCCGAGGTGTTCGCACATTGTGCAACGTTAAGGTCGCTACTGCACAGTCCCACAACAGGGCTTCGAAACCATCTCGCGATTTTGGCGTTACAGttgctgcagttgagccgctaATATATCTGCACTTCCTTATTTATTGATTACCCCACGTTCGATGCTACTGTGCTTGCTTCAGCACAATGTTGTTAATAAACATGACACTGCACTTCGACTATGTCCATTTATCAACAGACAGCATAAGCCATGTTTGCATTAGTTTGAATATTGCCACGGAGTCATGACGTTGAAGAAGGTGGCAGACTGCAGGCGTAAGGCGAAACTTTTTATTTGAGCGGACTTGCGCGCTGGAAacaaaagtcaaactacagtgaCACACGCTGTACACTCATAGTGGCCAACAGAGCGCTGTCCGTCGAGAAACTGACAAGCACATGTTAACAGAATGGTTTAAACAATCTTGCAGCTTCTGAAACATCACAGCGTGGTCCACGTGGAGCGTTGTAAACAAATCTTTTggggtgaagcccgaatacatcaaaataaaccaCATGGCATTATGAATAAATTCGTACTCCTTTAGCAAAGGTCGCACGTGAAGTACTTCCTGAATATTTCACGTTACTTCACTAATGAGCGCACTTGACATGCCGCATGGTGTCTTTTGGCATCACTTGGCCATGCACAGGAACAGTACAGCGCTTGAGCACGTATGAGAAGCATGATGCACTTCACATGCCAGACGATCTCTTTCGGCGCCACTTGGCCTTTGAAAAGAAACAGTGTGGTGGATGTACGACAGGTCACTGGGCATAGTAGGTGTGCGTTGCAGAGACAGGAAGCGAGAAGACGGGGCGTACTCCCAGGCATGGTGCAGATGGCGGTGACAATTGTTGGCGATTGCAGGATGTGAGCAGCGACAAAAAATGATACTGGTGAacaacagtggttacggtgcttggctgttgACCCGGACCACACGGGCATGATCGAGGCTGATCAAATAAGATGTCACACTACTAAAGTTGTGGACATGTGTCCCATTACTGCTGACAGCACCAGTTGCGAGATCACACTGAGGGGAAAATGCAGAAGCATCGGTTTACTtaattttaggtgcacgttaaagaaccgcagatgCTCAAGCTCCTGCAATGCAGCACAAATATTTTAACGTCGCAGTCGTCGCTGCAGGCGGCGCAGTCGCCTGCGCACCCTTCTTGAATGCTGCAGGTGTTCCCGCCTTGTCCTGCTAAACAAGCCGATAAGGCCATTGTGGACAGCTTGCCCACGCAAGTACATAAAGTGTGATGACCTCCCCTGTCTAATCCGAGGTTGGGGGTCATCATCAATAGAGCTGCCGTGCTCGCTGTTCTCGTCGCCACTGTCATCACCGAAATCGTCAACACCTATGTCACCTTCTTCAATACAAAGGTTGTGCAACACTGCACATGCAGCAACAATGATGGAAGAACGTTCCGGTGAGTAGTGGAGGCAGCTGAAGGCAGCGAAATCGGCTCTTCAGTAGCCCAATACAACGCTCCACTATGGAACGCATTGAGGCATGTGCAGAGTTGTACTTGCCTTCTGCACTATCCCTGTGAGGACGACCTCGCACCGGGACCATAAGCCAAGACTCCAGGGGGTAGCCGCCGTCACCTGCAGAAATATGAATTGTAAATACTGCTAAAATGACAGCGATCTCTCAAGGTTAATTGACCCTAAGATATCAATAATAGAATCTCTGTAGTACCTGACTAGCCTAACATGGACCCCGTCTGATGCAAAACATTACTACGATGAGGTTGTCATGACAAAGTGCATCACTTGACGATACTGCCGCAGTTAACCCACAGCTGGGAGATTGTGCATCGGTAGCATGCGGCATCATGCCGCTTGTCAGTGCTATGAAATTGTATCAATGCCGCGAGGCATTGATACAATTTCATAGATACCTAAAACtgtaaatacatgtaccacaaaaataatgaaataaataaacttcaaactaaaCTAAACTTCAATCACGGatatgtctcagacgtattgtatagaaacaaaaaaaaagaaaaaaaaagaaatattttgatATACAATACCTATCACTGGCAGCACACGTAAAACCAAGGGAATGGATTTAGTTCTCACCGAGAAGGTACTCGCCAGTCGTCTCAATGCGGCCCTCCTCGAAACGTGCGCGGACCCACGACGTGCCCCAGATGTGGCTGTCGTGGTCCGACCCCGGTCGCAGCGGGTCGACGGCGAGGATACGCGTCACAGATCTAGGAAAACCAAGAGCACTATGAGCCACGTTTCACTgcgaaaaaaaagacatgcgcaCGAGAAAATGGGAACACCGCTACTTACGAACATGACGTTCAGGGCGAAATACCCTTTGCGGCACCAGAAGGACGCCTTCTGCTCGCCCCTCGGTGCGACGATGGCGACGAAGCTACCGTCAACGCATCCGATGACGCCAGGTAGAGGTCCAAGGCGAAGGAATCCCTCCTTCACGGCCGCCTTCTCCTCCGGCGTCCTCgggaagtgaacccacttgttGCGGGTCCCGGCGTTGACAATGGCCTGAGCCACACGTCGGACACACTTGCTGACCGCGGGCTGCGTCACCGCTGCGGTCTCCTCGCTTCCCACCGACGACTGGAAGGACCCGGTGGCGAAGAAACGCAGAGCGCACAATACCTGCCGCTCCACCGAGAGCGCAGTTGGCCGCGAGCCCCTCAGTTCGTCGGTGACTTCGTCGCACAACCACCACACTGTTTCTTTACTCAGGCGAAAGTCACGCCGAAATTGTTCGTCTGGAATGTCAAACGCATCCTCGGCCTCTCTTCTCCGACGTCCGTGGCCATCGTACGCCGCCTCCAAAAAGGCGAACGCCGAGGCGAAGGTCGCTGGCACCGCACGGaccgccatgtttgctattccgtcgaaacggggccactcgctggctgttccgcgcttggacggaaccgattccgtatattttagcaGAATGAAcgcgtactcgtcattttgacgtcaccagAATTTGAgcttccgacacgtcacttgagtgacaggtgaaacgaccaatcacggggcgctaatggcggccaaaacggaatacggaacacggaacagcggttcTTTATACGGCCGCTGGGTGCTTTTTAGCGTTTTGCGGATGCGGATGCGGTCTCAACGCTCTGTGCGCGCGTATGCATGCCGTGGAGCATACGTGCGCGTGCATGCGCGTTAATGGGCCTCAGTGCTTTTGAAAGTCAATAGTTTAACTGGCTCACTGGTTGCGGAATGTGACCATCCCGCCGCTCATTTTCGACAACACCTGCGGTAGCAAAAACCAGAAAGCGGTATACTGCACCTCAACCGTTCAATAAAGCATGTAAAAGTGTATTAAGCACCAAGTAACTTCGAGTAATTCAAAAGTCTAAAGGCTAATCTTAAGTAATTAGGGTAATTAGGAAGACCACAACACGGACACCACACGAAACATTTATTACAGCTAGCTAATATGTTTTACTAGGAAAGTAAACGTAATTATTAATTAAATGTTTTTGACACGCGCACGATAATACATAGAATGAAGCATAAATTCCAGACTGCGTGTTAATACTGGTCACGCCAAATTAAAAAATATTACGAGTTCCACTAATTACAATCAATTCAAGGCTCCGCAACAGCGAGTCCGTAAATTCAACGATATGACGGTCAATCAATAGTCACAACTAATTAACCAGAATGAAGCAATTGGAAACAGAATGACAACGACGCGTAACGTTTTTGTCGTCAAAGTCGTTTTGAGAATCGATAAGAGGAcctatatagctttttttttcttttttatttttggcgATGGCACTTCTGTCTCTTCAGATATGCCTGCATGATACGTTACTATAGATTTGACATGCGTGACTGTGTGTAGCGCGGCAAAAGGTGCACTTTCATCCGACGTATTCGTGAGCAGTTTGCGCGCCCGGTTGATAAGAAGATATGAAGATATAAAAGCCATCGAACTGTCGCGAAATTCAGCCCTTTTCCTGTCGAGGCAGCATGCCGAAGAGAGTGCCAATCGACGAGCGAAGAAGGATAGTTGACCTATCCATTCAAGGTGTTTCTCAACGCGAGATATGCCGCTTCACACGGAGGTCTATGAGTGCCGTGAACAGAATTATTCAGGCCTACAGGTCTGAAGATGGCCGACTGAAAGATGCCGCTCGACCAGGACGCAGCCGATGCACATTGGAAGAGTCCGACCGCCTCATCGTTGCTGCAGCAGTTGCGGACCCTTTTCAGAGCGCCCAGCAAATTAAGACCGCTCTCGACCTTCAAGTCGGTGTAGAAACAATAAGAAGGCGCCTGCGAGAAGCCGGACTTCACGGGTTTATCGCCGCCCAAAAACCACACCTGACGGAGCGGCAAAGACGTCAGCGCCTTGAATTTGCTAGAGCGCATGAGCATTGGACGGTGGAAGATTGGAAGGAGGTGATCTTCTCAGATGAGAGCACATTTTATTCAAGGTGGGACCAGGAGCTCCACGTTTGGAGGCCATACAAGTGCAGGTGTGTGTCTTTTGATTGTGTGGCCATATTTCTTCCAGACGTTTCCTACGTAGAGGCacaccttttttttcccttttctttgtgCAGATACGACCCTGGATATATTTCCGAGGTCCACAGCAGCGGCCGGTGTGCTGTAAACGTCTGGGGAGCAGTAAGCAAAGATGGCCTCGGCCCGCTAGTGCGCTGTCACGATCTTTCACAGCTGGGGCCTACTGCGAAATCCTCGACAGCCATCTGCTTCCGTATGCTCTGGACGGGCCATTTAAAGACGGGTGCTTCTGGTTTCAGCAAGACCTCAGCTCAGTGCACACCGCCAGAGCTGTTCGGAATCTCCTGGAGGAACGTGCTGTTCTCACACTTCCGTGGCCTCCAAAAGGCGCTGACTTTAACATCATCGAGAACGTGTGGGGACAATTGAAGCAAACCATGTCCCGCATGAATCTAGGAGACGCCAGTGCTGACGAACTGTGGTTTGCCATAGCTGGCGAGTGGCAGCGcctcggcgagaaaaaagactttATAGAGTCACTCTACGAGTCACTTCCACGCCGTATGCAAGCTGCGATTCGCGTGGATGGTGCATGCACGCGATATTGATGTTGTCACCCAACGTGCCTATATTTGTCCATGGTGCAAGCATGGTATTAAACTGCATAGATAGGCcaccatattgccacgcgcagTGCTTTTTGGTTTGTTCATTATGTGTTTACTTGCCAGCGTCCGACAGCGCCCGTTTGCCTAATCAACGTTCAAAGCAAAGTCCGTGCTTCCAACTCTCTTTGTAGCCGCGCGAGCAATCTGATTTGATAGAGAGAGTGCTTCGCACTTTCTTCACTAGAGCCATGTTATAGGCACAATTATATGGTATCAAAAAGAATAGCGCCGAGGCATAAAAGCCCACCAGAAAAGCACCGTGGCCATCTTCTTCCCGCCGACGCTCGCCTACGCACGCCGCTCTGTCACCTTCTTCACCGCTTACTTTTGTCATTTTCGGTCTATTTCAGAGCACAAgcttgtttaaagggcccctcaccagcccaCGTTCAGTGACGAGACAGTTTCCTCCTCGCCTCCGCTACCCTTTTTATAGGTGATATAACCCCCATCGCCACAATTTCTTTTAGTAGCACGGGAaacatgtcagcactaagcggtCGATCTCCGTTCTTTTGCTGCGCTAAAAATGTAACAGGGGACGACACGAGAACACAGAAGTGCGCACTTCTGTGTTCTCGTGTCGTCCCCTGTTACATTTTTAGCGCAGCAAAAGAAcgatgccgtaccaactagcccccattgaatccttatTCGGTCGATCTTATCAGGATTCGGCGCTGCTCGCTACACGCTGTTATCGCAgattgcgcagtcggaaacacacaaacaagtaaaatcagttgatcgcacacgatagtcatgcgagacaagggaGAACGGATGGGCGGTTGCATGGGATGTGTTGTCGTAGCGCTAACAGGGACAAACGATATGCTTTTAACGCAAGGCAACGCCTATATACATAAACTAGGGAACGAATCTTGCTTGCCAGGGACACCACGCATGCGCAGACTATGGCTGTATGTTTCCGCGCGTGTGCACCGCCGACGAGCGGCCACCGCTCCggcgctccgaattattttgAGAGCACCTGTACATGTGTGCTATTGTAAGCAGTATGAACGGGAAGACGTGAACGCGTGGCAATAGCCTCAATCCAAAGCAGGACGATTCGTACCGgctactgtctgaaaaaaaaagtgcaaaggGCGTCCCGGTCCCGCTATCTGTTGCACTCCCGCCTCGATATATACTccaatgcaggggcgtagccagaattttttttcgggggggggggattcaaccatactttatgtacgttattgtgtgcgtttgtatgtgtgcgtgtatatatacgcaagcaaaattgaaaattttcggggggggggggtggttcgaACCGCCCCGACccaccccgcctggctacgcccctgctccagtGCAACCAAAAgcttgaacagctgcgctgttcaaAAGCAAATCGAGTGACTTAGTAAGTGTGAAGCAAGAGGGAATCAGGTGAATTATATGTGTGCCTCGTGGAGCACAAGCGCCTGTTATCTCGCTATAGCGTTCGCTGATGGGACCCAGTGATATTTTTAATTTTTGCTTGGGACACTGCAAATACCAAAATAGTAAATTATTCATCGTCTGTTGAGTATTACTTCTCCACGACGCACCCAGTTTATAAAAATGGTGATTTCTTTTCAGATGCCAGGCATTCGGTACTTTCGATGCCCAAGATGTTCATGTCCCAAGTTCTCGCTCAAGGCACTGTTCTGGCATCTTCGCGTACTTCATGGACACGAAAGTAATTGGTTGTGTGGCCTAGGTGGCTGCACGAAAACGTTTAGCCTGTTTCTTTCTTACAAAAGGCATGTGTACCGAAAGCACGCCGGTCTGCTTAAGGAAGGAGCACAGCCCACTGTGGACAATCCACTGCAAGTAGAGCAAAGAAGCGTGAATGATGCACAGAGCACAGAGGAAGATGCAGAGGTCCAGGAAGAAGTGCTAAGTGATTCTCAGCCATGTGAATCAAGTCCCGGTTTCATTGATTATGTGAATCAGTTGGCAGCACTGCTACTGAAGTGGAAAGAAGCAAGGCGTCTTCCAGAATCCACCCTAAACGAAATAGCGAACgattttatttcattcattcaagcAATGCTAGAGGACGAACGGCTTTGCACGTGCGCTCAGGCTGTCAGTCACAAAGCGGAGTGCAAGCAGCAGTTGAACCAACTGCTCTCAAAATCGACGCGGCTAAAGTACTGGCGGACACATTTTCCGGTTGTAGAGCCTCGTACGATAGTGCTGGGAGCAGACAGCCGTAGAAAAGACACCATGTCGTATGTCCCACTCTGCAGTGTGCTAAAATGTGTCTTAGAGCATTCTGACATGTCTAGTGACTTCAACAGCTACCCTAAAAAAGAACATTACTTGTGCTCTGCTTTTGATGGCACTGAATTCCGAGAACATGCTACTTTTCTGGGGACACCTCCAAAATATGCGTACAGCTTTACAGCGACGAATTTGAGGTGTGTAACCCATTAGGCAGCAAACGAGGGAAACACAAAATGACGGCTGTGTATTTCTCAGTGTTAAATTTTGCTACAAAAACCAGGTCAGCACTCTCAGGAATTCATTTA
This window of the Rhipicephalus sanguineus isolate Rsan-2018 chromosome 2, BIME_Rsan_1.4, whole genome shotgun sequence genome carries:
- the LOC125757528 gene encoding LOW QUALITY PROTEIN: uncharacterized protein LOC125757528 (The sequence of the model RefSeq protein was modified relative to this genomic sequence to represent the inferred CDS: inserted 1 base in 1 codon) translates to MVISFQMPGIRYFRCPRCSCPKFSLKALFWHLRVLHGHESNWLCGLGGCTKTFSLFLSYKRHVYRKHAGLLKEGAQPTVDNPLQVEQRSVNDAQSTEEDAEVQEEVLSDSQPCESSPGFIDYVNQLAALLLKWKEARRLPESTLNEIANDFISFIQAMLEDERLCTCAQAVSHKAECKQQLNQLLSKSTRLKYWRTHFPVVEPRTIVLGADSRRKDTMSYVPLCSVLKCVLEHSDMSSDFNSYPKKEHYLCSAFDGTEFREHXYFSGDTSKICVQLYSDEFEVCNPLGSKRGKHKMTAVYFSVLNFATKTRSALSGIHLVLLVRDKHVSTYGFSKILAPLIADVKELEEEGIDVGRNLLKGSVFIFTGDNLSSHRVGGFKCSFSHGRICRFCMALRHELNHKFLESDFHLRTPDGHQHHLNMLSAGLPTASLYGVKETCALEFRGFDPTQHLPPDLMHDIHEGVLPFALQHVISSLIKQNLFSLIYLNKMMYEWHYDPHDARNKPEPLSNEFLKGKAAMKASATQIFCLFCQLALFVGECVPTGNEVWQLYLLLREIVDIIMCYRIPTNYIAYLQRKIHFFLSGI